From a single Dendropsophus ebraccatus isolate aDenEbr1 chromosome 8, aDenEbr1.pat, whole genome shotgun sequence genomic region:
- the LOC138798938 gene encoding oocyte zinc finger protein XlCOF7.1-like, whose protein sequence is METTERRRPSAMETTERRRPSAMETTERRRPSAMETTESRRPSAMETTERGKSSAMETTKSTVTQQILNLTLEILYLLTGEDYILVKKPSGQTPHKNRLQVVEGICRSWGNVLVSSPSGEDNELKILDLTYKVIELLTREVPIRCQDVAVYFSMEEWEYVEGHKDLYRDAMVDDPQNPSLPDGPVCSNSPVPNAPSDLVNGDDIAMDTDSETETLKTQNPGDVEKTEETSGCENGDLSDVDHTSLYSCLHIKEEPCEDSWDGEDLRNTAPHLAGQLHIKEEPDSCDEEENLINPNNYPLTQHHIKEEPTSRDGQNLTQPSMDASTVPAQYIVRAASWDGQNLTQLYMDASTAPTCDRGNLPDSNVYKSTDYTPQHQAHFTGEPASPNGEDAPDTTLHSRFVPIHIKKEPDTCEDYIPTKIRRYPKRQSSLVKHGEPALRNGRRDGNKENPVKEAPAASAVSEQAQEEDNTETNNSSSVYSVRQSADTMEILYHCPSCHKGFNSNLDLARHQVIHTVDKLFICSLCGKSFTELSFLVKHQVIHTDLKLCVCQVCGGCFYSETSLAKHQKTHSLPSHCNTCGKCFFDKTELEIHKRKHTGERPFPCHLCGKQFIAKSVLTKHMLTHTAPEHLK, encoded by the exons ATGGAGACGACCGAGAGAAGGAGACCATCAGCCATGGAGACGACCGAGAGAAGGAGACCATCAGCCATGGAGACGACCGAGAGAAGGAGACCATCAGCCATGGAGACGACCGAGAGCAGGAGACCATCAGCCATGGAGACGACTGAGAGGGGAAAGTCATCAGCCATGGAGACGACCAAGAGCACCGTAACCCAGCAGATTCTAAACCTCACACTGGAGATCCTCtacctgctgactggagag GATTATATTCTAGTGAAAAAGCCGAGTGGACAAACCCCACACAAGAACAGGCTTCAGGTCGTAGAAGGGATTTGTAGGTCATGGGGAAATGTCTTAGTTTCGTCTCCGTCTGGAGAAGACAACGAGCTGAAGATCTTAGACCTCACCTACAAGGTCATCGAGCTGCTGACCAGAGAG gttcctataaggtgtcaggatgtggccgtctatttctccatggaggagtgggagtatgtagaaggacacaaggatctgtaccgggacgCCATGGTTGATGACCCACAGAATCCTTCATTACCAG ACGGCCCCGTGTGCAGTAATAGCCCTGTCCCTAACGCACCCTCAGATCTTGTAAACGGAGATGATATAGCCATGGATACCGATTCAGAGACAGAAACCTTGAAAACACAAAACCCCGGAGATGTGGAAAAGACTGAAGAAACATCTGGATGTGAGAATGGAGACCTCAGCGATGTAGATCATACATCTCTTTATTCATGTCTTCATATTAAGGAAGAACCCTGTGAGGACTCTTGGGATGGAGAGGACCTCCGGAATACAGCTCCTCATTTAGCTGGCCAGCTTCATATTAAGGAGGAACCAGACTCGTGTGATGAAGAAGAAAACCTCATCAACCCAAACAATTATCCCCTCACACAACATCATATTAAAGAGGAGCCCACCTCACGTGATGGACAGAACCTCACACAACCCAGCATGGATGCCTCTACGGTGCCAGCTCAGTACATTGTGAGAGCAGCCTCATGGGATGGACAGAACCTCACACAACTCTATATGGATGCCTCCACGGCTCCCACATGTGATAGGGGTAATCTCCCAGACTCCAACGTTTATAAGTCCACCGATTATACACCGCAACACCAAGCTCATTTTACAGGGGAACCAGCCTCACCCAATGGAGAAGACGCTCCTGACACCACCTTGCATTCACGCTTTGTGCCTATCCATATAAAGAAGGAACCAGATACATGCGAAGATTATATACCGACCAAAATCCGGAGATATCCTAAACGACAATCGAGCCTTGTTAAGCACGGGGAACCAGCATTACGTAACGGAAGGAGGGACGGAAACAAAGAAAATCCAGTTAAGGAGGCTCCGGCTGCTTCAGCCGTCTCAGAGCAAGCCCAAGAAGAAGACAATACTGAGACAAACAATAGTTCTTCTGTCTACTCTGTCCGACAGAGTGCCGACACCATGGAGATCTTGTACCATTGTCCCAGCTGCCATAAAGGCTTTAACAGTAACTTGGACCTTGCCCGACATCAGGTCATTCACACCGTAGATAAACTCTTTATATGTTCCTTATGCGGGAAGAGCTTCACCGAGTTGTCCTTCCTTGTCAAACACCAGGTCATTCATACGGACCTGAAGCTGTGCGTCTGCCAGGTGTGCGGAGGATGCTTCTACAGCGAGACCTCTCTGGCCAAGCATCAGAAGACTCACTCGTTGCCCTCGCACTGTAACACCTGTGGAAAATGCTTTTTCGATAAGACAGAGCTGGAAATCCACAAGCGGAAGCACACGGGGGAGAGACCCTTCCCCTGCCACCTGTGTGGGAAACAATTCATTGCCAAATCGGTCCTTACCAAACACATGTTGACTCATACAGCGCCCGAACACTTAAAATGA